GATGATTGCTGGCATCTTTTCGGGATGTATTTTTGATggaaattgttaatttttctACTCTCGCTTCAGTTACGACGACGGTGGAACATGTGATTGCCCAGGTGTACTGTTCGCTCGAGGGCAAGATCTGCAACACGGTGAGCGATTATGCGTTGAAAGCGATCGGCATCCAGGAGATACTGTGCGTACGGACGCGCCTTAACCAGCTTCAGTGTGTGCACGATAGCATAAAGCTCGAACACGACGTACAGCTGGGATTTATACCGAAAACGGCACGCACAATGAAGGTGATTGCTCGCACCGGGCAGGACGATGCGCGGGAGGCCGAGATGCGCTTGGAGCATCTGTTGCCGAAGGAAACGACGAACGCGATCGGGTACGATGATTTAATGATACTGCTGGAAACGCTCGAGGCGGAAATCGAGAAGTTGCAGTCCTCGGCAGACGATGGTCCGTCTGGGCGTACCATACTGACGTGTTCCGGTGTGATACAGGCGGTTAAGGCTATCTGCAACCTGCTCGGACCGCTCGATACACTCGACATCGCAAAATCGATCGAGGATCTGCGGGCTTGCTGTGACCATGGGCAGACCGTTTTTAGCTACAGAGACAGCGTGGTGGACGATCAAACGTACAGCAACGGTAGCTTAGCGATCGTGTCGGAAAGTGGTGATTATGCGGAGGTAAAGCTGCGCCCGCGTACGGTCGCGGAACAGATCCGCTACCGGTGCAACGAGGTACGGCACGCCATCCAAAGCCTGCTCGAGATCTATGCGCAAGCGTTCCGGGTGAATTTTAGCGTAAATGTGCCCGAGTACAATGCGAACCCGATCTCGATCTGCAACATCTCGCAGGCGGTAATGGTGAACGTGTCCTGTCTGCATCGGCCACCGATGCATTGGCGGCACGACGAATACAATCTTGGTGTGCAAATCTATCACGGTGCAAGGTACATCAGTGAACCGTACGTGGTGCAGTGTTCGAACGAACTGTCCGGCATTTATCCACGCCTGACGTTCAACTCGTGGATTATGTTCCGCAATCCGGTGTGTACGTTACCCCGCGAGGCGCGCCTTGTATTGGTACTGTACGGGTGTACGCGGGAACCGGTGGAGGGTGGAAATGATGGTGGTTCCGCAACTGGGGCCGGTCCACCACCGGGCGTGAACGATTCCGCTGGTTCGGAAGGACGCATGACGAAGGTGGAGCTAGGATGGGGTTCGCTGCAGTTTTTCGACTTCGAGCGCAAAATGGTACAGGGTTCGTACCTGGTACCGATGTGGCCCCCAACGACGGATAAATTCTTTGGACCGGCACCGTCCAAGGGTACGTACCCGATTGGCGGCAGCTATCCAATACTAGGCATCGAGATACCGAGCTACGGTGGTGCGGTGGTGTTTCCGGAACCGATACGAAATTTACCACCGGTGGTACAGCTGGATTTTGGCAGTCTCGATCGTAACCTGCAGCAGGAGCTGATTGATACGGCCGAGCAGGGTTACTCACCGGACAAGCTGGAAAAGCGTGAAGTGCTGTGGGAAAAGCGTCACTATCTGCATCGATTCCCGCACGCGCTGCCGAAGATTCTGCACGCAGCACACAGCTGGGATTACGCCTGTCTGGCGGATTTGCACGCGCTTATCAAATCCTGGACGGTGTTAAGTCCCGTGCAGGCACTCGAGTTGCTGTTACCGCGCTATCCCGACCTGGAGGTTCGTCGGCAGGCAGTGGAATGGATTTCAGCAATGGCGAATGACGAGTTCGTTGACTACTTGCCGCAGTTGCTACAGGCGCTCAAGCACGACACGTACGAAGGTTCTCCGTTGGCCATATTGTTGTTGAGGAAATCGCTTGAATCCCCAAGAATTGCCCATCATCTGTACTGGTTGCTGTTGCACAGCCTACCCGGCGAAGCGCCCCAAAACATAATCGACGCTCAGGAGACGGCCTGCGACGAAGTGCTCATGAACCAAGCGCGTTACCACAGGCGCAACCAGCTAATGTTGCGCGCACTGCTCGCGATCTGCGGCGAAAAGCTCACCGGCCGGTTCCTGTCGCAGAACATGATGTGCAAGAAGTTGGGCGAGGTAGCACAGAGCGTGAAAATGGCGAAGGATTCGCACCGTCTGCAGGTGCTGAAGCAAGGGCTCGAGTCCGTCAACCAAATGCTGATCGACAGTCCGACCGTGTTGCCGCTCGAACCGGGTGCCGAGGTGACCGGTGTCGTTGTGCGCAGCTGCAACTACTTCAACTCGAACACGCTGCCGTTGAAGATCAATTTCGCCGGCCCGGATAAGGTGGTGGTACCGGCCATATTTAAGGCGGGTGACGATCTGCAGCAGGATGCGCTCACCATCCAGATGGTGCGCATCATGGACAAGATGTGGCTGAGGGAGGGGCTCGATCTGAAGATGGTCACGTTCAACTGTGTGCCGACCGCGTACAAGCGCGGCATGATCGAGCTGGTGTCCGATTCGGAAACGCTCCGGAAGATACAGGTGGAGTGGGGCGTTACCGGGTCGTTCAAGGACAAATCGATTGCGGAGTGGCTTGCGAAGCAAAACCCAAGCCAGCTCGAGTATCAGCGGGCGGTGGAGAATTTTACGCGCTCGTGCGCCGGTTACTCGGTGGCGACGTACATTCTCGGCATTTGTGATAGGCATAACGATAACATTATGCTAAAAACGTCCGGCCATCTGTTTcacatcgatttcggcaagTTTCTCGGTGATGCGCAGATGTTTGGCAATTTTAAACGGTACGTAGTGTATTTTTTAGGGGTTCGAGTTCAAGTTGCGTGCGTTTCtggattcttttcaagttgaactggaaTATTTAGAGGTATATGTCGTATCTTTCCCTACTTTTGGGACTTAATTCAGTTCATAACTTTCGCAATTGAGAACATCTTTGTTGCATCTGAGAGACTACAATCAGGTTGTGAATCTTGCAAGATTTCGAGACAATTCTCTACCTATACAAATTCCACTTCAAGTTGTaaagaatccagaaatggcGAAAATTAACAATTCAACTCCAACTAAAACCCTGTATTAAACCTTTTGGAAGTATTTTAATGATTGCATATATGAATGTCCTTTCAGTGATCGAACGCCATTCGTGCTAACGTCCGATATGGCGTATGTGATAAACGGTGGCGATCGACCATCGGCAAAGTTCCACCAGTTCGTCGATCTGTGCTGTACCGCGTTCAACATCGTCCGGCGGCACAGtgatctgctgctgcacaTGTTCGCGCTGATGACCACGTCCGGCATACCGGGCGTAACGGTCGAGGCGGTCAATTACGTGCGCAACGCGCTCCTACCGGGCCAATCGAATCCGGAGGCGGCGGCTACGTTTGCGAAGATGATACACATATCGCTCAAGTCGTGGTTCACGCAGTTTAACTTCTTCCTGCACAACATCGCACAGATGAAGTTTTCGGCCGAAACCGGTGACGGAGAGTTGTTGAGCTTCATACCGCGGGTTTATACGTAAGTTGTCGAGCATCTTTCCTGTCGTTATTCAATTAAGAAGActtctttttgttgtattgCAGGATGGCCCAGGACGGGCGCTTAAAGACG
This region of Anopheles marshallii chromosome 2, idAnoMarsDA_429_01, whole genome shotgun sequence genomic DNA includes:
- the LOC128710036 gene encoding phosphatidylinositol 4-phosphate 3-kinase C2 domain-containing subunit beta, translated to MATNPHDPEFEKKYLADIERAKALSLETLELEKIRAKQRQMTPELANDPKAVSQTLEEYRAYLQRRVACSTGKVPTTTGNSLELPSSSSGPVRRHSDCRNPGIQAPQTKPTSNGQDEADLISFNAVPKPPDPKEEARNNLKELVEQMHRLQTQPSAAGGQFAEQQGFKTQRSLSMSAASYGFQQAAYQPVGMPPVTHLQGPYNATSMQLVPYNSQASKPKPLTPEELHRLYNSPPLYAVATAGGPATMVAPPVYPGTVAPAPTLYPGMPSYATAPYAPTHSVPLPTASLPQPAPSASPAPVYGVTPGTPLYPSLQTSGMNGASAAAPSVSNPESAMVHVPKLATAGRSYSQPHSIITNALKRYPSPAREGTTTSGVMLRPKSDPAQHRLGAKGADLIDLGFEDNPRVSVLEAFDPLLCGNRSSSGSSADDDKDDTASTYYEDYDPFDYIYSGGTQYSDPVYEAVVNRSLSDKTATPLSPPASLYGAVGVLPAGTPSGSLSGSCLYGWVTSPAEASTSSPVAGEDGTPPPLPPRNLTGGYCHTMLRGVPAGQPDEQSNYEIMQRKLAPASGIERRTTPYKLYENVVIAKSYDKELIAFYNMVKQLRTQYRNDDQTTNVGHIVAAEFESRYVEGTSIKLLVHPALDCFAGGDQTKGQIDGYGPPIPFTCDITTTVEHVIAQVYCSLEGKICNTVSDYALKAIGIQEILCVRTRLNQLQCVHDSIKLEHDVQLGFIPKTARTMKVIARTGQDDAREAEMRLEHLLPKETTNAIGYDDLMILLETLEAEIEKLQSSADDGPSGRTILTCSGVIQAVKAICNLLGPLDTLDIAKSIEDLRACCDHGQTVFSYRDSVVDDQTYSNGSLAIVSESGDYAEVKLRPRTVAEQIRYRCNEVRHAIQSLLEIYAQAFRVNFSVNVPEYNANPISICNISQAVMVNVSCLHRPPMHWRHDEYNLGVQIYHGARYISEPYVVQCSNELSGIYPRLTFNSWIMFRNPVCTLPREARLVLVLYGCTREPVEGGNDGGSATGAGPPPGVNDSAGSEGRMTKVELGWGSLQFFDFERKMVQGSYLVPMWPPTTDKFFGPAPSKGTYPIGGSYPILGIEIPSYGGAVVFPEPIRNLPPVVQLDFGSLDRNLQQELIDTAEQGYSPDKLEKREVLWEKRHYLHRFPHALPKILHAAHSWDYACLADLHALIKSWTVLSPVQALELLLPRYPDLEVRRQAVEWISAMANDEFVDYLPQLLQALKHDTYEGSPLAILLLRKSLESPRIAHHLYWLLLHSLPGEAPQNIIDAQETACDEVLMNQARYHRRNQLMLRALLAICGEKLTGRFLSQNMMCKKLGEVAQSVKMAKDSHRLQVLKQGLESVNQMLIDSPTVLPLEPGAEVTGVVVRSCNYFNSNTLPLKINFAGPDKVVVPAIFKAGDDLQQDALTIQMVRIMDKMWLREGLDLKMVTFNCVPTAYKRGMIELVSDSETLRKIQVEWGVTGSFKDKSIAEWLAKQNPSQLEYQRAVENFTRSCAGYSVATYILGICDRHNDNIMLKTSGHLFHIDFGKFLGDAQMFGNFKRDRTPFVLTSDMAYVINGGDRPSAKFHQFVDLCCTAFNIVRRHSDLLLHMFALMTTSGIPGVTVEAVNYVRNALLPGQSNPEAAATFAKMIHISLKSWFTQFNFFLHNIAQMKFSAETGDGELLSFIPRVYTMAQDGRLKTVYVHGYQKRYDQEKYYTYILRVERQHQPDAAYLFRSYKEFCEFHQKLCMHFPLAKLHSLPSGIHVGRSNVKVVAERRLPEIRQFLISLFNSADEIAHSDLVYTFFHPLLRDQQEADINSAKVKGIPAPMEDGQPPQVGGKIKISMQYHRDTLIVMIHHVLSLPNTPGGQPPNTYVKVYLKPDSSKLTKRKTKVVRKNCNPSFMETLEYRLPLEYIQKKVLQVTIWSHDSLQENAFLGGVELPLAEIDLRRETIQWYQLGYLTRV